From a region of the Neobacillus niacini genome:
- a CDS encoding LLM class flavin-dependent oxidoreductase, which yields MKYGFWLPIFGGWLRNVDDENMPPTFEYAKKVTQSAEKWGYSTTLIAELYLNDIKGPEHDSLEAWSTAAALAAVTEKIEIMTAIRPGFHNPAVAAKMAANIDQISNGRFTLNVVSAWWAEEARQYGGIFTEHDERYARTEEFIDVLKGLWTEETFNYTGQFYDLKDTKLAPKPLQRPNPILYAGGESEKGKQTIAEKCDAYVMHGGTVEEIDRKITDMKARRAQTGNAPFSSFGMAAYVICRDTEEEALAELEKITTVKDSSGYAGFKDFTTKSHLEQQIQLQDYSVSNRGLRPNLVGTPEQIANRILQYEEAGLDLLLLQFSPQLEEMERFAKQVMPLVEQKRSLIKN from the coding sequence ATGAAATATGGTTTTTGGTTACCGATTTTTGGAGGCTGGTTACGAAATGTGGATGATGAAAATATGCCGCCAACCTTTGAATATGCTAAAAAGGTCACTCAATCCGCTGAAAAATGGGGTTACTCTACTACGTTAATCGCTGAATTATATTTAAATGATATTAAAGGACCGGAGCATGATTCTCTTGAAGCTTGGTCCACAGCCGCCGCACTGGCAGCGGTCACGGAAAAAATTGAGATTATGACCGCGATTCGTCCTGGGTTTCATAATCCTGCGGTAGCAGCCAAAATGGCAGCAAATATTGATCAAATCAGTAACGGACGTTTTACGCTAAACGTGGTTTCGGCTTGGTGGGCAGAAGAAGCGCGTCAATATGGCGGTATTTTTACAGAACATGATGAGCGTTATGCTCGTACCGAGGAGTTTATTGATGTCCTAAAAGGATTATGGACAGAAGAAACCTTCAATTACACTGGCCAGTTTTACGACTTAAAGGACACGAAGCTTGCACCGAAACCGCTTCAAAGACCAAACCCAATTCTTTATGCAGGCGGGGAAAGTGAAAAAGGCAAGCAAACGATTGCAGAAAAATGTGATGCGTATGTGATGCACGGTGGTACCGTTGAAGAGATCGACCGAAAAATAACCGATATGAAGGCACGCCGAGCACAAACTGGCAATGCGCCATTTAGTTCTTTCGGAATGGCTGCTTATGTTATTTGTCGTGATACAGAAGAAGAGGCACTAGCTGAACTTGAAAAAATCACAACGGTGAAAGATTCTAGCGGTTATGCTGGCTTTAAAGATTTCACTACCAAATCACACTTAGAGCAACAAATCCAATTACAAGATTATTCCGTATCTAATCGCGGTCTCAGACCAAACTTAGTAGGAACACCAGAACAAATTGCCAATCGAATTTTACAATATGAAGAAGCTGGCTTAGATTTATTGTTATTACAATTTTCACCTCAACTAGAAGAAATGGAACGCTTTGCAAAGCAGGTTATGCCGTTAGTTGAACAAAAACGTAGTTTAATAAAGAACTAG
- a CDS encoding DUF6241 domain-containing protein: MFLFVGNEVLQENPAFNQNIDMLTIVTDWLNNDFGNIVAEHNSIWKMKNGSVGKAYGILSPSEEAALVREQFGVK; this comes from the coding sequence GTGTTTTTATTTGTAGGAAATGAAGTCCTTCAGGAGAATCCTGCATTTAATCAAAATATTGATATGCTTACTATAGTGACTGATTGGTTGAATAACGATTTTGGTAATATTGTAGCGGAACATAACTCTATTTGGAAAATGAAAAATGGCTCAGTTGGAAAGGCGTATGGAATCTTGAGCCCGAGCGAAGAAGCGGCACTAGTAAGGGAACAATTTGGAGTTAAGTAA